A single genomic interval of Juglans regia cultivar Chandler chromosome 1, Walnut 2.0, whole genome shotgun sequence harbors:
- the LOC108987415 gene encoding protein EXORDIUM-like 3: MDPASLYFTFCTESRSLILTNMRLGCPRRYPALLPLTLVTTLFFISPVIGWRPWPHNKTNAHDLVFGDSKKFEGSSEFVRLKYHMGPVLTANITVHTIWYGTWERNQKKIIREFINSISAVDSKHPSVSGWWKTVQLYTDQTGANISRTVRLGAEKNDRFYSHGKSLTRLSIQSVIKSAVGAKSRPLPLNPQSGLYLLLTSADVYVQDFCGQVCGFHYFTFPSIVGYTLPYAWVGNSAKLCPGVCAYPFAVPNYIPGLKPLKSPNGDVGVDGMISVIAHEIAELATNPLVNAWYAGQDPSFPVEIADLCEGIYGTGGGGSYTGQLFNGEDGTTFNMNGIRRRFLVQWIWNHVVSYCTGPNALDQ, translated from the coding sequence ATGGACCCTGCCTCCCTTTACTTCACATTTTGCACTGAAAGCAGGTCACTCATTCTCACTAACATGCGCCTGGGTTGTCCTCGCCGGTATCCGGCGCTCCTCCCCCTCACCCTTGTAACCACACTCTTCTTTATCAGCCCGGTGATCGGGTGGCGCCCATGGCCTCACAACAAGACCAACGCCCATGATTTAGTTTTCGGAGACTCCAAAAAGTTCGAGGGCTCATCCGAGTTCGTCCGCTTAAAGTACCACATGGGACCGGTGCTCACCGCCAACATTACCGTCCACACAATCTGGTATGGCACTTGGGAGAGGAACCAGAAGAAGATCATCCGCGAGTTCATCAACTCCATCTCTGCCGTCGATTCCAAGCACCCCTCAGTCTCCGGCTGGTGGAAGACGGTACAGCTCTATACGGACCAGACCGGCGCCAACATTTCCCGTACGGTGCGTCTCGGCGCCGAGAAAAACGACCGGTTTTACTCGCACGGGAAATCACTCACGCGCCTGTCCATTCAGTCGGTGATCAAGAGCGCCGTTGGGGCCAAGTCGAGACCCTTGCCCTTAAATCCGCAGAGTGGGCTCTACCTTTTGCTCACATCTGCTGACGTGTACGTCCAGGATTTCTGCGGACAAGTGTGTGGCTTCCACTATTTCACGTTCCCGTCCATTGTGGGGTACACGCTACCTTACGCATGGGTTGGGAACTCGGCGAAGCTGTGCCCGGGTGTGTGCGCGTATCCCTTCGCCGTACCGAATTATATCCCTGGGCTGAAGCCGTTGAAGTCACCGAACGGCGACGTAGGGGTGGACGGGATGATTAGCGTGATCGCGCACGAGATCGCCGAGCTGGCGACGAATCCTTTGGTGAACGCCTGGTACGCCGGGCAGGATCCTAGCTTCCCGGTGGAGATTGCAGACCTGTGCGAGGGGATATACGGTACCGGCGGCGGTGGGTCCTACACCGGTCAGCTCTTCAACGGCGAGGATGGCACTACGTTTAATATGAACGGGATCAGGCGGCGGTTCTTGGTTCAGTGGATTTGGAACCATGTGGTTAGCTATTGTACCGGCCCAAATGCACTCGATCAGTAA